The Candidatus Baltobacteraceae bacterium genome has a window encoding:
- a CDS encoding YifB family Mg chelatase-like AAA ATPase: MLSLAFSAAMLGIEGYVVRVEADSAPGTPGLRIVGLPDRALSEAADRVRSAIFNSGFLYPGGKLIVNLAPADVRKAGPAFDLAIALALIAMDEQIDRLALQQYIALGELALGGRLQPVNGILPMVLGARRAGFTKLIVPESNAAEAALVDGIELYAVDSLQSAIAVVGGNGARWRSRTSPPALELADALVHGDLCEVRGQSPAKRALEIAAAGGHNVLLVGPPGCGKTMLARRLPPILPPMSLDEALDVTKIYSVAGLLRGDGGIVRARPFRFPHHTISQTALVGGGATAKPGEISLAHHGVLFLDELPEFSRSAIEVMRQPLEEGTVTIARSAGTFTYPARFQLVASMNPCPCGYRGVRSAECRCDDGAVAKYAGKLSGPLLDRIDLQVEIARVPFDDMIRYEGGERSHAVRERVVAARVRQQRRFENAQVTCNAAIPANAMRRWCALDDSAVKLLARASAKRQFSARALDRIARVARTIADLAGCDVIACEHVAEAVQYRSLERFGIAA, from the coding sequence ATGCTTTCGCTTGCGTTCTCCGCCGCGATGCTCGGCATCGAAGGCTACGTCGTCCGCGTCGAGGCCGACAGCGCCCCCGGTACGCCCGGACTGCGCATCGTCGGGTTGCCGGACCGCGCGCTCAGTGAAGCCGCCGACCGCGTGCGTTCGGCGATCTTCAACTCGGGTTTCCTCTATCCGGGCGGAAAGCTGATCGTGAACTTGGCGCCGGCCGACGTGCGCAAGGCCGGACCGGCGTTCGATTTGGCGATCGCGCTGGCGCTGATCGCGATGGACGAACAAATCGACCGTCTCGCCCTCCAGCAATACATCGCGCTGGGCGAACTCGCACTGGGCGGACGGCTGCAGCCGGTCAACGGGATTTTGCCGATGGTGCTCGGCGCTCGCCGCGCCGGCTTCACGAAACTCATCGTGCCCGAGTCGAACGCGGCCGAAGCCGCGCTCGTCGACGGCATCGAGCTCTATGCCGTCGACTCATTGCAGAGCGCGATCGCGGTCGTCGGCGGCAACGGCGCGCGCTGGCGCTCGCGGACGTCGCCGCCCGCATTGGAGCTTGCCGACGCGCTCGTGCACGGCGATCTCTGCGAAGTTCGCGGGCAGAGCCCGGCCAAACGCGCGCTCGAAATCGCCGCCGCCGGCGGTCACAACGTGCTGCTCGTCGGACCTCCGGGCTGCGGAAAGACGATGCTCGCCCGGCGCTTACCGCCGATCCTTCCGCCGATGTCGCTCGACGAAGCGCTCGACGTCACCAAGATCTATAGCGTTGCCGGACTGCTGCGCGGTGACGGCGGGATCGTGCGTGCGCGCCCGTTTCGTTTTCCGCACCACACGATCTCGCAGACCGCGCTCGTCGGTGGAGGCGCGACGGCCAAGCCCGGAGAGATCTCGCTCGCCCACCACGGCGTGCTCTTTCTCGACGAGCTGCCCGAGTTTTCGCGCAGTGCGATCGAAGTGATGCGCCAGCCGCTCGAAGAGGGGACCGTGACCATCGCGCGATCGGCCGGCACCTTTACGTATCCGGCGCGCTTCCAACTGGTGGCGTCGATGAATCCGTGTCCGTGCGGCTATCGGGGCGTGCGCAGTGCCGAGTGCCGATGCGACGACGGCGCCGTCGCGAAGTACGCCGGCAAACTTTCGGGGCCGCTGCTCGATCGCATCGACTTGCAGGTTGAGATCGCGCGCGTCCCGTTCGACGACATGATCCGCTACGAAGGCGGCGAGCGCTCGCACGCCGTGCGCGAACGGGTCGTCGCCGCGCGCGTCCGGCAGCAGCGCCGGTTCGAAAACGCGCAGGTAACCTGTAACGCCGCGATTCCCGCCAATGCGATGCGCCGATGGTGCGCGCTCGACGATTCGGCGGTGAAGCTCCTCGCTCGCGCCAGCGCGAAACGGCAGTTCTCGGCTCGCGCGTTGGATCGGATCGCGCGCGTCGCGCGTACGATTGCCGATTTGGCCGGCTGCGACGTCATTGCTTGCGAGCACGTCGCCGAAGCGGTGCAGTACCGCAGTCTCGAGCGATTTGGTATAGCGGCATAA
- a CDS encoding YXWGXW repeat-containing protein, producing the protein MNTSTSPVSWITKAAALAAALLLPAIPLTSQAQVFIGFNIGTPPPPLPYYSQPMLTTPGQVWQPGYWAYGAAGYYWVPGTYVTPPSSGLYWTPGYWGYDSGSYGGSYGWNNGYWAPQVGYYGGIDYGFGYPGVGYNGGYWNNGAFLYNTAVTNVNRRFVTNVYRRNVVVTRNGVRYAFNGPGGVRVRPTARELAVMRERHVAPTTVQVEHARIAGQDRNLYVRYNHGHPQVAAVSHPIRTTRALPHFSAVTAADRRAADRMVRTRSAVRASAARTRANTAAARGHQVRAARDNAQAARAHAQAARAHAQAARIHNQQVHTQASRVRARAATVHARTATVRAHQATANAHVTRQEHTNKRPPNG; encoded by the coding sequence ATGAATACGTCTACATCTCCGGTCTCGTGGATAACCAAGGCAGCGGCGCTGGCGGCCGCTCTGCTGCTGCCCGCGATTCCGCTCACCTCGCAAGCGCAGGTATTTATCGGCTTTAACATAGGAACGCCGCCGCCGCCTCTGCCTTACTATTCGCAACCGATGCTCACCACGCCGGGCCAAGTGTGGCAACCGGGTTATTGGGCGTACGGCGCTGCCGGTTACTACTGGGTTCCGGGTACGTACGTCACGCCGCCGAGCAGCGGGCTGTATTGGACTCCGGGATACTGGGGTTACGATAGCGGCTCGTACGGCGGCTCGTACGGTTGGAACAACGGCTATTGGGCGCCGCAAGTCGGCTACTACGGCGGCATCGACTACGGCTTCGGTTATCCCGGTGTCGGCTACAACGGCGGATACTGGAATAACGGCGCCTTCCTCTACAACACGGCTGTGACGAACGTCAATCGCCGATTCGTGACCAACGTCTACCGTCGCAACGTCGTCGTGACCCGCAACGGTGTCCGGTACGCGTTCAACGGACCGGGCGGCGTACGGGTGCGTCCCACCGCGAGAGAACTCGCCGTGATGCGCGAACGGCACGTCGCGCCGACCACGGTACAAGTAGAGCACGCACGAATTGCGGGCCAAGACCGCAATCTCTACGTGCGTTACAACCACGGGCATCCGCAAGTCGCAGCGGTTTCGCATCCGATCCGCACGACGCGCGCGCTGCCCCACTTTAGCGCGGTCACGGCCGCCGACCGGCGCGCCGCCGATCGGATGGTCCGCACGCGCTCCGCGGTTCGCGCCTCAGCCGCGCGCACTCGCGCCAACACTGCTGCAGCTCGAGGCCATCAGGTCCGCGCTGCCCGGGACAACGCCCAAGCGGCGCGCGCCCACGCCCAAGCCGCTCGAGCCCACGCTCAAGCTGCTCGGATCCACAACCAGCAGGTCCACACGCAAGCCTCACGCGTTCGCGCTCGAGCCGCGACGGTTCACGCGCGCACCGCAACGGTTCGCGCGCACCAGGCAACGGCCAACGCGCACGTAACGCGCCAAGAGCACACGAACAAACGGCCGCCGAACGGCTAG
- a CDS encoding cupin domain-containing protein encodes MSAQTGTKSLEKKSFDHADETRTFDKGTVDVVTVGGTPIGLAHFQPGWKWSECVKPIAQTDSCQAEHLCYFISGWMKVVTDDGVEMEYGPADVMYLAPGHDAWIVGDEECVVVDFLGARTYAKR; translated from the coding sequence ATGAGCGCACAGACTGGGACCAAAAGCCTCGAGAAGAAATCCTTCGACCATGCCGACGAGACGCGAACGTTCGATAAAGGGACGGTCGACGTCGTCACGGTCGGCGGAACGCCAATTGGACTCGCTCACTTTCAACCCGGCTGGAAATGGTCGGAGTGCGTCAAACCCATCGCACAAACGGACAGCTGTCAGGCCGAGCACCTCTGCTATTTCATCTCCGGATGGATGAAAGTCGTGACCGATGACGGAGTTGAAATGGAATACGGGCCGGCCGACGTGATGTATCTCGCGCCGGGTCACGACGCTTGGATCGTCGGGGACGAGGAGTGCGTCGTCGTCGATTTCCTCGGTGCACGTACCTACGCAAAACGCTGA